One genomic window of Microbacterium testaceum StLB037 includes the following:
- a CDS encoding D-glycero-alpha-D-manno-heptose-1,7-bisphosphate 7-phosphatase, protein MNSRLFALVDERVGRSWTLFLDRDGVVNTRIMGGYVRTWDEFHFEPGVLDALAVLARWAPRIVLVTNQQGIGKGLMTEADLAELHERMRHDIVEAGGRLDGIRYCPHLDADDCPCRKPRPGMAQDDLAEHPEMDGALSVMVGDTPGDVEMGRRLAAANGGGATVRIAPEADPAADLTYPSLATFAAALAPLVAASPGHSAE, encoded by the coding sequence GTGAATTCTCGTCTTTTCGCCCTCGTCGACGAACGGGTCGGTCGTTCCTGGACGTTGTTCCTCGACCGCGACGGCGTCGTCAACACCCGGATCATGGGCGGTTACGTCCGAACCTGGGACGAGTTCCACTTCGAGCCGGGCGTCCTGGACGCGTTGGCCGTCCTCGCACGGTGGGCGCCGCGCATCGTCCTCGTCACCAACCAGCAGGGCATCGGCAAGGGTCTGATGACGGAAGCCGATCTCGCCGAGCTCCACGAACGGATGCGACACGACATCGTCGAGGCCGGCGGACGATTGGACGGCATCCGGTACTGCCCTCATCTCGACGCCGACGACTGCCCGTGCCGCAAGCCCCGCCCGGGGATGGCGCAGGACGACCTCGCGGAACACCCGGAAATGGACGGCGCGCTCTCGGTGATGGTGGGCGATACCCCCGGCGACGTCGAGATGGGACGACGCCTCGCCGCGGCGAACGGTGGCGGGGCCACCGTGCGGATCGCTCCCGAAGCCGACCCCGCGGCCGACCTCACCTACCCGAGTCTCGCGACCTTCGCCGCCGCTCTCGCTCCCCTGGTGGCAGCGAGCCCGGGTCACTCCGCGGAGTAG
- a CDS encoding D-sedoheptulose-7-phosphate isomerase, with the protein MGVLQENLLENAQRMAALAEDAAFGAAFDRAADAMITSLRQGGTLLACGNGGSMTNAQHFAEELTGRFRGNRPPLRAMAISDPSHLTCVANDYGYEYVFSKFVEAFARPGDVLLALSTSGKSPNVLRAAEAMKAAGGIVVASSATAESPLGQVADVTIALGASRWADRVQESELVVIHSLMQAIEDGFGYSAE; encoded by the coding sequence ATGGGTGTTCTTCAGGAGAACCTGCTCGAGAACGCGCAGCGCATGGCGGCGCTCGCCGAGGACGCCGCCTTCGGTGCGGCCTTCGATCGGGCCGCGGATGCCATGATCACGTCGCTGCGACAGGGGGGAACGCTCCTGGCGTGCGGCAACGGCGGGTCGATGACGAACGCGCAGCACTTCGCCGAAGAGTTGACCGGTCGCTTCCGCGGTAACCGTCCGCCGCTGCGAGCCATGGCGATCTCGGACCCCTCGCACCTCACGTGCGTCGCGAACGACTACGGCTACGAGTACGTGTTCTCGAAGTTCGTGGAGGCCTTCGCCCGCCCCGGCGACGTGCTTCTCGCTCTCTCCACCAGCGGGAAGTCCCCGAACGTCTTGCGCGCGGCGGAAGCGATGAAGGCCGCCGGCGGCATCGTGGTGGCGTCGTCCGCGACGGCGGAGTCGCCGCTCGGACAGGTCGCCGACGTCACGATCGCGCTCGGCGCGAGCCGCTGGGCCGACCGGGTCCAGGAATCGGAACTCGTCGTCATCCACTCGTTGATGCAGGCGATCGAAGACGGTTTCGGCTACTCCGCGGAGTGA